The following are encoded in a window of Telmatobacter sp. DSM 110680 genomic DNA:
- a CDS encoding flagellar hook capping FlgD N-terminal domain-containing protein has protein sequence MSVLISGVSSHHATAHNLMNAQSINPQTAATATSSASDSATISANDFLTLLVTEMKNQDPTANTDPNEYINQLVQVNSLEQLISINQTLTSDTAASKGIVRDPSIPQVPSIPDAVQSGTSAASSKSAILEGIAGSTLPHAVEGNLAVLPASPAALRVSQSLTLPLTVR, from the coding sequence ATGTCTGTATTGATTTCTGGAGTTTCGAGTCATCACGCGACTGCACACAATTTGATGAACGCGCAGTCGATCAATCCGCAGACAGCGGCAACAGCCACCAGTTCTGCGAGCGATTCGGCAACCATATCGGCGAATGATTTTCTTACGCTTCTGGTGACCGAAATGAAGAACCAGGATCCGACTGCCAATACCGATCCAAACGAATACATCAATCAGCTGGTTCAGGTGAATAGCCTTGAGCAACTCATCTCTATCAATCAGACGCTCACTTCAGACACTGCGGCAAGTAAGGGGATCGTCAGAGATCCGAGCATACCGCAGGTCCCTTCAATCCCAGACGCAGTGCAATCCGGAACCAGTGCGGCGTCCTCCAAATCGGCAATTCTGGAGGGCATCGCCGGATCTACGCTGCCACACGCTGTCGAAGGGAATCTGGCTGTTCTACCGGCCAGCCCAGCGGCGCTGCGAGTTTCTCAATCTTTGACGCTCCCATTGACCGTCCGGTGA
- a CDS encoding flagellar hook-basal body complex protein: MASFYIPLTGLNADSTALNTIANNLSNMNTTGFKSKSVNFSDLFYQQIGEAGSGDPIQRGSGTQVCSIETDFSNGSPNTTNVDTNVALQGNGFFVVGSGTDTLLTRDGDFSLDLNGNLVTSSGLNVMGFPAVNGVVNSNAPLAPVHIPVGEVEPPSGTTSFGVTATLNSAADINDKLAGKIQVYDSLGNAYQAQVTFTKTATNTWSYNVTLPDTLAATMGNATQVYNFGSSGGVPATVDPSTNLTITGINASNNVSTTINAPTVTAGETIVQYAADLQNALTAANIQGTVTANNGQLTISGANLTTAGSVIQDPVSSASSSGILTFDSNGNLVSPSTDVTGITFSGLSDGASNMDMTWNLFGPDGTSSLTQVVAQTSSVSASTQDGFASGNYSGFTIGSDGTVTATFNNGQKLNVSQLALGNVVNLQGLQDMGNGDFSTSLASGTAAIGVSGTSGLGSMQGGALEASNVNISAEFSDLIIAQRAFEANSKAVTTFDTITQETINMIH, encoded by the coding sequence ATGGCAAGTTTCTATATTCCGCTGACGGGACTGAATGCAGACTCGACCGCACTCAACACCATCGCAAACAACCTGTCGAATATGAATACAACAGGTTTCAAGTCAAAGTCGGTTAATTTCTCCGATCTGTTTTATCAGCAGATAGGCGAAGCTGGTTCCGGTGATCCTATTCAGCGCGGATCCGGAACTCAGGTGTGCTCGATCGAGACTGACTTTTCCAATGGGTCCCCAAATACCACAAATGTGGATACGAACGTTGCTTTGCAGGGCAACGGATTCTTTGTGGTTGGTAGTGGGACTGACACGCTTCTCACCAGGGATGGAGATTTTTCTCTTGATCTCAATGGGAACCTGGTTACTTCAAGCGGACTCAATGTCATGGGGTTTCCAGCGGTGAACGGCGTGGTGAATTCGAACGCACCGCTTGCGCCCGTGCATATTCCCGTCGGCGAGGTAGAGCCGCCAAGTGGGACAACGTCGTTCGGTGTGACCGCAACCCTTAACTCAGCGGCCGACATCAATGACAAGTTGGCCGGGAAGATTCAAGTCTACGATTCTTTGGGAAACGCGTATCAGGCTCAAGTTACCTTCACCAAGACAGCGACCAACACATGGTCTTACAATGTGACGCTTCCAGATACGCTCGCGGCCACTATGGGGAATGCGACGCAGGTCTATAACTTTGGTTCGAGCGGCGGCGTTCCGGCCACCGTCGATCCGTCCACGAACCTGACGATCACGGGGATCAATGCGAGCAACAATGTGTCCACGACAATCAACGCACCTACCGTTACCGCAGGCGAGACGATCGTCCAATATGCCGCGGATCTGCAGAACGCCCTGACAGCTGCAAATATCCAAGGCACAGTAACTGCAAATAATGGCCAATTGACGATCAGTGGTGCCAATCTCACCACTGCAGGCAGCGTAATTCAGGATCCCGTATCTTCGGCCTCTTCCAGCGGCATCCTCACTTTCGATTCAAATGGGAATCTAGTGAGCCCCTCAACAGATGTAACCGGAATTACATTTTCTGGCCTTTCTGACGGCGCTTCAAACATGGACATGACCTGGAATCTATTTGGCCCTGACGGGACGTCATCCTTGACGCAAGTGGTTGCTCAAACATCTTCTGTCTCAGCTTCAACACAAGACGGTTTTGCGAGCGGCAACTATTCCGGTTTCACCATCGGCTCGGATGGAACGGTAACAGCTACATTCAACAACGGACAAAAGTTGAATGTCAGTCAATTAGCGCTAGGCAATGTGGTCAATCTGCAGGGACTTCAAGATATGGGCAACGGCGATTTTTCAACGTCCCTGGCCAGCGGTACCGCCGCTATCGGAGTTTCAGGTACATCGGGACTCGGCTCCATGCAGGGTGGCGCATTGGAAGCCTCCAATGTAAACATCTCCGCCGAGTTCTCTGATCTCATCATTGCCCAGCGAGCCTTCGAAGCAAACTCCAAGGCAGTAACAACGTTCGATACCATAACCCAGGAAACCATTAACATGATCCACTAG